One Methanobacterium formicicum DNA segment encodes these proteins:
- a CDS encoding DUF368 domain-containing protein: MRKIKIYRDTILIFLRGLLMGTADVIPGVSGGTMALITGIYQRLVHAISQINANFLIAALKGDFARSKEELKKWDFNLFIPLLAGIGLAVLTMSKIMTVMLTVYTAPTFAFFFGLILASAGFVYKHVDELNLKNIVFLLIGLVFAIIFVGLNPIQANHTLPIIFLSGMVAICAMILPGISGAFLLLLLNQYEYMLAALNQLKFADIFTFCLGALIGILSFSRILNYLLEHHKSVTMAFLVGLMVGTLRLPYEKITTTMDSFIPVIIAGIVGFILVIVLEKQFEKHHLHWEA; this comes from the coding sequence ATGCGTAAAATAAAGATTTACCGGGATACTATTTTAATATTTCTACGTGGATTATTAATGGGTACCGCCGATGTGATCCCCGGAGTTTCAGGGGGGACCATGGCCCTGATCACCGGTATTTACCAGAGGTTGGTCCATGCTATCAGCCAGATAAACGCCAATTTTTTAATAGCCGCCCTGAAGGGTGATTTTGCCAGGTCCAAGGAAGAACTGAAAAAATGGGATTTCAATTTATTCATACCCTTACTGGCAGGAATAGGTTTGGCAGTTTTAACCATGTCCAAGATCATGACTGTAATGTTAACGGTGTACACTGCACCTACATTTGCCTTTTTCTTTGGCCTTATCTTAGCATCGGCAGGTTTTGTTTACAAACATGTTGATGAGCTCAATTTAAAAAACATTGTATTTCTGCTTATTGGATTGGTTTTTGCCATAATCTTTGTGGGATTAAACCCCATACAGGCCAATCATACCCTACCCATAATATTCCTGTCGGGAATGGTGGCCATATGTGCCATGATTCTTCCAGGTATCTCGGGAGCATTTCTGCTGCTCCTTCTAAACCAGTACGAATACATGCTGGCGGCCTTAAACCAGCTTAAATTCGCGGATATTTTCACCTTTTGTCTGGGTGCCTTGATTGGTATATTATCATTCTCACGTATACTGAACTATCTTCTGGAGCACCATAAATCAGTGACCATGGCTTTCCTGGTGGGTCTAATGGTGGGAACCCTGCGATTACCCTATGAGAAGATTACCACCACTATGGATTCATTTATCCCGGTAATCATTGCCGGAATAGTGGGGTTTATCCTGGTGATAGTACTGGAAAAACAGTTCGAAAAGCATCATCTTCACTGGGAGGCCTAA
- a CDS encoding Lrp/AsnC family transcriptional regulator — protein MDDVDLAILRSLIKNSRITISQMSKEIDVPDATISNRLKKLEKDIIKRYTLIPDWQKIGLEITSIIIIQTESEKHELVKEELSRLPEVSEVYSVSGEYDILIKVWVKSIEDLNQLINSKVRSIDGVEDLTEMIVMERVKEDIPAL, from the coding sequence ATGGATGATGTAGATTTAGCTATACTCCGTTCTTTAATTAAAAATTCGAGGATTACAATATCGCAGATGTCAAAAGAGATTGATGTCCCCGATGCAACCATATCTAATCGACTTAAAAAATTGGAAAAAGACATAATAAAACGTTACACTCTAATACCGGACTGGCAGAAGATTGGACTGGAGATAACTTCCATAATCATTATTCAGACCGAGTCTGAAAAACATGAATTGGTTAAAGAGGAACTCTCCCGGCTTCCGGAAGTGTCTGAAGTTTACAGTGTATCTGGAGAATATGACATTCTAATTAAAGTCTGGGTAAAGAGCATTGAGGACTTAAATCAATTGATAAATTCAAAAGTCCGCTCAATTGACGGTGTTGAAGATTTGACTGAAATGATAGTAATGGAAAGAGTTAAAGAGGACATTCCAGCACTTTAA
- a CDS encoding magnesium transporter, giving the protein MKWTEKLLKRIGDSIHIILDLMVRLAVLVSKRSLQLLQVPFTISNKFTNFFKDVSRVLGETFTALFICAIGDLIAGILLSGMTNTLEILPGLLVLIPGAIGMRGNIFGALGSRLGSNLHIGTLTPELKKSPVLNQNIISAIILTIIMSIFLAFAAKAFCILLGFESISIVDFTVISVLGGIFSGALLLPATILISIKSYENGWDPDNVTTPLIAASGDLFTIPSILLAVQLLLWIKNGYTETVLFAIFIVIGIMGFIYGIKRGSHLKKIIIHSTPTLFLSSIFGTTAGTILNGSFSAILSSPGILALVPLFSGESGDLVSILGARLSSGLHIGSIESSLRPTEGAMRNFAIIIILAIIIYPLIGILAYLGSLFFGAGSVGLDKMVFISTTAGLMLTPIMLLIAFYLNTFSYRRGLDPDNIVIPLSTSITDPVANTFLVVMVLFTLGAAV; this is encoded by the coding sequence GTGAAATGGACGGAGAAACTACTGAAGAGGATTGGCGATTCAATACACATCATTCTCGACTTGATGGTAAGATTAGCTGTCTTAGTTTCCAAAAGGTCTTTACAACTTCTCCAGGTCCCGTTTACCATAAGCAATAAGTTCACTAATTTTTTCAAAGATGTATCCCGGGTTTTAGGGGAAACATTCACCGCTCTTTTTATATGTGCTATCGGGGATTTAATCGCCGGTATTCTACTGAGTGGAATGACCAATACTCTGGAGATACTCCCGGGGCTTCTGGTTCTTATCCCTGGAGCAATCGGGATGAGAGGGAACATATTCGGTGCATTAGGTTCCAGATTAGGCTCAAACCTCCATATTGGTACCTTAACCCCGGAACTGAAAAAATCACCCGTTTTAAACCAGAACATCATTTCGGCCATAATTCTAACCATTATAATGTCTATTTTCCTAGCATTTGCAGCTAAAGCTTTCTGCATTCTTCTGGGATTTGAAAGCATTAGCATCGTGGATTTCACTGTTATCTCCGTGCTGGGAGGAATATTTTCCGGGGCATTGCTTCTACCGGCCACCATTTTGATCTCCATCAAAAGTTATGAAAATGGATGGGACCCTGATAACGTAACCACTCCATTAATTGCAGCTTCTGGAGACCTTTTTACCATTCCTTCAATCCTTTTGGCTGTACAGTTACTGTTATGGATAAAAAATGGGTATACCGAAACAGTTCTATTTGCAATATTTATTGTAATTGGAATCATGGGCTTTATTTATGGAATCAAAAGGGGAAGCCATCTTAAGAAAATTATCATACACAGCACCCCTACCCTGTTTCTATCCTCAATATTTGGAACAACTGCGGGTACCATCTTAAACGGCAGCTTTTCAGCCATTTTAAGCAGTCCTGGGATTCTAGCCTTGGTCCCATTGTTCTCCGGGGAAAGTGGAGACCTGGTAAGCATCCTGGGGGCCCGGTTATCTTCAGGATTACACATCGGTTCCATAGAATCGTCCTTGAGGCCTACAGAAGGAGCAATGAGGAATTTTGCCATAATCATAATCCTGGCCATAATCATTTATCCCCTGATAGGTATTCTGGCTTACTTGGGATCACTGTTTTTTGGTGCGGGATCAGTGGGACTGGATAAAATGGTATTCATCAGTACCACCGCGGGATTAATGCTCACTCCCATAATGCTCCTAATTGCCTTCTACTTGAACACATTTTCCTACCGTAGAGGCCTGGATCCGGATAACATAGTAATACCCTTATCCACCAGCATCACTGATCCGGTGGCCAACACCTTCCTGGTGGTGATGGTACTGTTTACATTGGGGGCTGCGGTTTAA
- a CDS encoding zinc metalloprotease HtpX: MKRFWLTLRIWLATALLFAVLYAIIAVICTFLGFGTPLIFAIMSIVVVFAQYMLGPSMVERVMHVRYVSPQEAPNLHAMIDELAMNAGIPKPKVGVAETTIPNAFAFGRTKKDGRVCVTRGILNILDEEELKAVLGHEISHIRHNDMAVMTLISVVPLICYWIFISTLFGDSDSDAGVIGIVALVGYLLGQLLVLFVSRVREYYADQGSVEIGGKPHKLASALYKLVYGSVNLDKRQVKEVEGVKAFFVNDISDAHNEISDLEQLDLDMDGSISEMELAELRNMKTSIGTGSKIMELLSTHPNMVKRVKRLAELSNT, encoded by the coding sequence GTGAAAAGATTTTGGCTAACACTGCGCATTTGGTTAGCTACTGCACTGCTATTTGCTGTGCTTTATGCCATAATAGCGGTTATTTGCACATTTTTGGGCTTTGGAACACCCTTAATATTTGCCATAATGTCAATTGTGGTGGTGTTCGCCCAGTACATGCTAGGTCCCTCCATGGTGGAACGGGTTATGCACGTGCGTTACGTGTCACCCCAGGAAGCACCCAATCTACATGCCATGATCGATGAACTGGCCATGAACGCCGGAATACCTAAACCAAAGGTAGGTGTGGCGGAAACCACCATCCCCAATGCATTTGCATTCGGAAGAACCAAAAAAGATGGAAGGGTCTGTGTCACCCGGGGTATTCTGAACATCCTGGATGAAGAGGAGTTAAAAGCAGTTCTAGGACACGAAATTAGCCATATACGTCACAATGACATGGCGGTTATGACCCTCATCAGTGTGGTGCCCCTTATCTGTTACTGGATATTCATCAGCACTCTCTTTGGAGACAGTGACAGTGATGCCGGAGTAATTGGAATCGTAGCCCTGGTAGGATATCTATTGGGTCAGTTACTGGTCCTTTTCGTGAGCAGAGTCCGGGAGTACTATGCCGATCAGGGAAGTGTGGAAATTGGGGGTAAACCCCACAAGCTGGCCAGTGCCCTTTACAAACTGGTATACGGATCAGTTAACCTGGATAAAAGACAGGTAAAGGAAGTGGAAGGAGTTAAAGCATTCTTTGTCAACGATATCTCCGATGCCCACAATGAAATAAGTGATCTTGAACAGCTGGATCTGGATATGGACGGAAGTATCAGCGAAATGGAACTAGCCGAACTCCGTAACATGAAAACCAGCATAGGCACCGGTAGTAAAATCATGGAATTACTTTCCACCCACCCTAACATGGTAAAACGGGTTAAACGTTTAGCAGAGCTAAGCAACACCTAA
- a CDS encoding potassium channel family protein produces MKNMSELMVDLAYSALLFNSKDAAEEVIKLENKVNRLNYEIKKESLLAARTVEDAEKLTALLEVGEAAETIADSAKDIADLVLKGMKPHPVFKMVMEESDEVIMRVKISEGSELIDKSLGELLLATRTGMTVIAIRRNESWIYGPDKNTMISAGDALIVKGNETGGSLLTQLASGETKLEDLEYEEFTED; encoded by the coding sequence ATGAAGAACATGTCCGAATTAATGGTTGATTTAGCTTATTCTGCATTACTATTCAATAGTAAAGATGCTGCAGAAGAAGTTATAAAACTTGAAAATAAAGTTAATAGGCTTAATTACGAAATTAAGAAAGAATCCCTCCTGGCTGCCAGGACAGTGGAGGATGCCGAAAAATTAACTGCCCTCCTTGAGGTGGGGGAAGCAGCAGAAACCATAGCTGATTCTGCAAAAGATATAGCTGACCTGGTTTTAAAAGGTATGAAACCACACCCTGTTTTCAAAATGGTTATGGAAGAGTCAGATGAAGTCATAATGAGAGTAAAAATCTCAGAGGGATCCGAGCTAATTGATAAATCTCTAGGAGAACTTCTACTTGCTACCCGGACGGGAATGACAGTTATCGCCATAAGGAGAAATGAATCCTGGATCTATGGACCCGACAAAAACACCATGATTTCTGCCGGAGATGCACTAATAGTCAAGGGGAATGAAACTGGAGGATCTCTACTCACACAACTTGCCAGTGGGGAAACCAAGCTAGAAGATCTGGAATATGAAGAATTTACAGAAGATTAG
- a CDS encoding DedA family protein: MFSLVEFLSQTAIHLIESLGYWGVFLGMTIESACIPLPSEIIMPFAGYVVWEGKMTLWGITLVGALGNLFGSLIAYCVGLKGGRPLLEKYGKYILISESKLNLADEWFEKYGHEAVLISRVLPGVRTFISLPAGITRMDLKKFICYTFFGSIPWCLALGYVGVLMGPNWTTLKGYFHYLDIIVAIGVVVFLAYLIYHYRGKEHIE; encoded by the coding sequence ATGTTCAGTTTAGTAGAATTTTTAAGCCAAACAGCAATCCATTTAATAGAATCATTAGGTTACTGGGGTGTTTTCCTGGGTATGACCATTGAAAGCGCCTGCATACCCCTCCCCAGTGAAATTATAATGCCCTTTGCCGGTTACGTGGTGTGGGAAGGTAAAATGACCCTCTGGGGAATCACCCTGGTGGGTGCCCTGGGAAACCTTTTCGGTTCACTCATTGCCTATTGCGTGGGACTGAAGGGTGGGAGACCGTTACTGGAGAAGTACGGTAAATATATTCTCATAAGCGAAAGTAAACTGAACCTGGCTGATGAATGGTTTGAAAAATACGGTCACGAAGCAGTGCTCATCAGCAGAGTACTCCCTGGAGTCCGGACATTTATCTCTCTTCCAGCGGGAATTACCCGTATGGATCTGAAAAAATTTATCTGTTACACCTTCTTTGGATCCATTCCCTGGTGCCTGGCCCTGGGATATGTGGGAGTACTTATGGGCCCCAACTGGACAACCTTAAAGGGTTATTTCCATTACCTGGATATCATCGTAGCTATTGGTGTTGTGGTGTTCTTAGCATACCTTATTTACCATTACCGTGGGAAAGAACACATTGAATAA
- a CDS encoding S24/S26 family peptidase, whose protein sequence is MKAKIGILGLIGLLVVLLVAGAAVIMSLPSSATGITVDTNGTAVTIKTSSFFVPEAMLDEMKEKALVDVQDVDSSVGSIQTDMQNIASKYNYTVKVKVTSQFGENQLPMPATVKGTSMVPTLQDGQEIIVLKTSDFKVGDLVVAKHPEYNLIVKRVAELNGSQVYLKSDNRQVEIVSNQVRVINGVKQVVTVEKRPLDTWLPRSDVVGIVKEY, encoded by the coding sequence TTGAAAGCCAAAATTGGAATACTGGGACTCATTGGATTATTGGTAGTTTTACTGGTAGCCGGTGCTGCAGTTATAATGTCCCTCCCTTCCAGTGCCACTGGAATCACGGTGGATACCAATGGAACTGCCGTGACCATTAAAACTTCATCGTTTTTTGTTCCGGAGGCCATGCTGGATGAAATGAAGGAAAAGGCCCTGGTGGATGTTCAGGATGTGGATAGTAGCGTAGGCTCCATACAGACCGATATGCAGAACATTGCCAGCAAATACAACTACACGGTAAAAGTGAAGGTAACATCCCAGTTTGGGGAAAACCAGCTACCCATGCCGGCCACAGTTAAAGGAACATCCATGGTACCTACACTGCAGGATGGACAGGAAATAATCGTGTTGAAGACCAGTGACTTTAAAGTCGGCGATCTGGTCGTGGCCAAGCACCCGGAATACAATCTCATTGTAAAGAGGGTGGCTGAGCTCAACGGCAGCCAGGTTTACCTTAAAAGTGACAACCGTCAGGTGGAAATAGTCAGCAACCAGGTGCGAGTAATAAACGGGGTGAAACAAGTAGTTACCGTTGAAAAAAGACCACTGGACACCTGGCTTCCTCGAAGCGATGTGGTGGGGATAGTAAAAGAGTATTAA